The Thermodesulfovibrionales bacterium genome contains the following window.
ATCGTCCTCATCGTCGCCCTCTTCATCGGTATGGCGCTCTCGCTCCAGCTCGCCGCCGAGCTTTCGGTCCTCGGCATGAAGATGTACATCGGAAAGATCGTCGGGATATCGATCATCCGGGAATTGGGTCCCGTGGCAGCCGCCCTCGTCTTCACCGGCAGGGTAGGCTCGGGGATGGCGTCGGAGCTGGGCTCGATGGTGCTCGGTCACCAGGTCGACACCCTCAGGGTCTTCGGCGTCGACCCGATAAAGAAACTCGTCACCCCGAGAATCATCAGCTCGGTGCTGATGCTGCCTGCGCTCACGATCATCGGAGATGCCGCCTCCCTCCTCGGCGGCTATTATATCGCGGTCTTCGTCGGTCATCAGAGCGGACACGTTTACTGGAGTTCGATCCGCGATGTGC
Protein-coding sequences here:
- a CDS encoding ABC transporter permease, with amino-acid sequence MKNIGIRELIGELQDFYLLSYHGLLGLVRRPFYLRDTIEQMDYAGAGSFFIVLIVALFIGMALSLQLAAELSVLGMKMYIGKIVGISIIRELGPVAAALVFTGRVGSGMASELGSMVLGHQVDTLRVFGVDPIKKLVTPRIISSVLMLPALTIIGDAASLLGGYYIAVFVGHQSGHVYWSSIRDVLNFENVFAGSVKPFIFGYLIACISSYMGLATKGGAIGLRSSTTRAVVMSIIMIIIADFILTRTLLYVLGFSV